From Brassica oleracea var. oleracea cultivar TO1000 chromosome C3, BOL, whole genome shotgun sequence, a single genomic window includes:
- the LOC106328015 gene encoding serine/threonine-protein kinase HT1: protein MLAMDSLNGYRLEPKWEIDPQLLFVGPKIGEGAHAKVYEGKYKNQTVAIKIIHRGETPEEIAKRDSRFLREVEMLSRVQHKNLVKFIGACKEPVMVIVTELLQGGTLRKYLVNLRPACLETPVAIGFALDIARGMECLHSHGIIHRDLKPENLLLTADHKTVKLADFGLAREESLTEMMTAETGTYRWMAPELYSTVTLRLGEKKHYNNKVDAYSFAIVLWELLHNKLPFEGMSNLQAAYAAAFKNVRPSAESLPEDLGVIVTSCWNEDPNARPNFTQIIQLLLNYLSKVGSPALSAIPQRILASKNSLLPPDSPGTSSLMATKLDECGETPKAKTEDKRKGLFFCFNQCY, encoded by the exons ATGCTTGCTATGGATTCTTTGAATGGATACCGATTAGAACCCAAATGGGAAATTGATCCTCAACTTCTCTTTGTGGGCCCAAAGATTGGCGAAGGAGCTCATGCCAAAGTATACGAGGGAAA ATACAAGAATCAGACAGTTGCAATAAAGATAATTCACAGAGGAGAAACGCCAGAAGAAATTGCAAAGAGGGATTCAAGATTTCTAAGAGAAGTAGAAATGCTCTCAAGAGTTCAACACAAGAATTTGGTTAAG TTCATTGGTGCTTGCAAGGAGCCTGTAATGGTGATAGTTACAGAACTTCTTCAAGGCGGTACACTGCGTAAATATCTTGTAAACTTGAGACCAGCTTGTTTGGAGACTCCTGTGGCTATTGGTTTTGCGCTTGATATTGCTCGTGGCATGGAATGCTTGCATTCCCATGGGATCATTCACCGTGATCTCAAACCTG AGAATTTGCTTTTAACTGCAGACCACAAAACAGTAAAACTAGCAGACTTTGGATTAGCAAGAGAAGAGTCACTGACTGAGATGATGACGGCTGAGACTGGAACATACCGATGGATGGCGCCTGAG TTGTACAGCACGGTAACTCTTCGATTAGGAGAGAAGAAGCATTACAACAATAAAGTGGACGCATATAGCTTTGCAATCGTTCTCTGGGAACTTTTACACAACAAATTGCCTTTTGAGGGAATGTCCAATCTCCAAGCAGCATATGCAGCCGCCTTTAAA AATGTGAGGCCAAGCGCTGAGAGCTTGCCAGAGGATTTGGGAGTCATTGTAACATCATGCTGGAATGAGGATCCGAATGCTCGGCCAAACTTCACTCAGATCATTCAGTTACTACTTAACTATCTCTCCAAAGTTGGATCTCCAGCTTTGTCCGCTATTCCACAGAGGATTCTAGCTTCTAAGAACTCACTATTGCCACCGGATTCTCCTGGAACAAGCTCTTTGATGGCTACCAAGCTTGATGAATGTGGGGAAACTCCAAAGGCTAAAACTGAAGACAAACGAAAAGGTTTGTTTTTCTGCTTCAATCAATGTTATTAA